The genomic region CAGCGCGACCCGGCCATCGGGGCAGCCCGACGTGCGCAGATCGAACGGGCCGCCCGGGCAGCCGCTGGCCCTACGCACCGTGAAGCGTGGTCGGAGAGCCGGTGACCGTCGCCCTCATCGGCTGACACTGCCCAGACCGAAGGCGGGCACATCCAGTGGAGGTGCGATACGTGGCCCGGGCGAGTAAGTCCGAACTGCTGGTGAGCGACTCCATCTCGGCGACGTGGCGGTATCCACGGCCCGGAACAGCCCCACATCGGCGACCTGGAGTGGATCAAGGCCCCGGAGACAAAAGAGGACAGTCGAAGGGTCATAGCCAGCCGCTGTCGCGGGCGGTACGCACCGCTTCGGCCCGGTCCGTCGCGCCGAGCTTCTGCACGGCCGCGGACAGGTGGTTGCGGACGGTGCCGGTGGACAGGTGCACCCGGCGGGCGATCACCGCGACCGGTGCGCCGAACTCGGCCAGCCGCAACGTCTCCAGTTCCCGAGGGGTCAGCGGGCACGGCGGCAGGGTCAGCGCGTCGGCGGCCAGCGATGGGTCCACGTACCGGCCGCCGGCGTGCACCCGCCGGATCACGTCGGCGAGCGCGCTACCCGGCGCTCCCTTGGGCAGGAATCCTCGCGCGCCGGCGGTCAGCGCCTGCCGCAGGTGGCCCGGCCGGCCGTGTCCGGTGAGGACCACCACCGCGCAGTCGGGTCGGACGCGGGTCAGCTCGGCGGCCACCGCGATGCCGTCCAGGCCGGGCATCTCCAGGTCCACGACTGCCACGTCCGGGCGGTGCGCGAGCGTCGCGGTGACCGCCGAGGGCCCGTCCGCGGCCTGGGCCACGACGTCGATGTCCGGTTCCAGGTCGAGCAGCGCGGCGACGGCGACCCGGATCAGGTCCTCGTCGTCGGCGAGCAGGACGCGGATCACGACGGCCACGGAACGGTGATGTCGAGTGTGAACACCGCGTCCTCACGGTGCACCCGCAGCTCGCCTCCGACCGCGGCGATCCGGTCGGCGACGCCGCGCAGGCCGTGGCTGTGTTCGTCCGGGCCCCGGTCGTCGGCGCCGTCGTTGGTGACAGTCATTCTGGCCACGCTGCCCTCCCGGTCGATGTGGATGCGACACCATTGGGCCTGGCTGTGCCTCAGCACGTTGGTGCCCGCCTCGCGCAGCACCGCCGCCAGCTCGGTGGCGGCCGACTGTGGCAGGTCGACAGGTGGTGGCTGCACGGTGCAGCGCACCCCGCAGGATCGCAGCACCCCCGCGACGGCGGCCAACTGCTCACCGAGGTCGACCGCGCGGTACCCGTGGACGGTCTCGCGGACCTCGGCCAGGGCGGAGGCAGCGAGTCGCTGCGTCTCGGCGGCTTCCCGGCCGGCCCGCTCCGGGTCGACAGGCGCCAGTCGGGCGGCGAGTTCGGCTTTCCACGCGATCACGGTGAGGTGGTGCCCCAGCACGTCGTGCACGTCACGGGCGAAGCGCAGCCGCTCCTCGGCGGCGGCCAGTCGAGCCTGGGCGGCCTGGCCCTGCCGGGCCTCCACGAGCAGACCCCAGAACCAGACCTGGAACCAGTTGACCGCCGCCACGCCCACCCCGATCCCGCCCGTCACGGCCAGGTTCCGGCCCACGGAGCCACCGGTCCACCAGGCCACGGCCGCCGACACGAGCAGGGTGCCCGCGGTGACCGCCAGTGCGCCCGGGAGGCGGACCAGTAACGGGGCCATCCCCACCAGGGCGGCCCCGATCCAGGCCCAGGTGGGCCAGACACCGGCCGCGACCGGGGCGACCAGCGGCACGGTCAGCGCCGCCACGACGATCAGACCGAGTTGGGCGCGGAGTCGCCACCGCTGCGCGAGCCACGGGGTGACCGCCGCGTACAGCACTGCGGTCTGCGCGACCACGAACGCGAGGATGCCGACCGCGCCGAGCGCGACGCGGCTGCGGTCCGGCTCCCGGGTCAGGCCGACCGCGGGCAGCAGCACAGTCGCCCACACACCTGTGGCCAGCGACAGCAGCGTCGCCTGCCGGGCCCTGTGCAGCCGGCGGTCCGCCCGGGATGTCACCGCCTCGCTCGCCACGCGTCGATCCTAGGGCCGGCCCGCGCACGGCCCACCCGTGCGAGTTGTCACGGTCGGACCGTGCGCCCCGCACAGCTTTCCCGTGACGGACGCGCCTGCCCCTCACGCCGGAACGCCGGCAGGGTCAACGGCATGGAGAAGACACCGATGTACGCCGACACCACCACCTCCGTACGGCAGCACGGGTCACTGGCCACCGCGCAGCCGGCGCCCTCCCACGGCACCCGGCGGCGGCTGCTGTGGCATCTCGCCGAGATGGCCCTGGCGATGGTCGCCGGGATGGTGCTGCTCGGGCCGCTCTGGGAGGTGGCCGGCACGGTCCTGGGTGTTGCCGGCGCACTGGCCCGGCCGGAGGTGGCCGCCCTGGTGATGGCCACGAACATGACAGTCGGAATGACGATGTGGATGCGCTACCGGGCGCACCACTGGCGCGGGGTGGCCGAGATGGCCGCCGCGATGTACGTCCCGTTCCTGCTGCTGGTCGTACCGTTCTGGGCCGGTCTGCTGGACGGTGACGCCCTGCTGCTCGGCGGTCATCTGCTGATGGTGCCGGCCATGGTGCTGGTGGCGCTGCGCCACCGGCACGAACCACAGGCGGTGATACGCCGACACCCGGCAGTGGTGGCGCTCGCCCGCCGCTGGCCGGCCGGACTCGCGCTGCTGCTGACCGCGGACCTGTGGGTCGACCCGACGGTGCTCAGCCCGTGGACGATGCTGGTGCTGCCCGGCGGGTACCTGCTGATCGGCGTGGCCCGGCGGACGCTGCGCGGGCCGGGCGTGCTCGCCATCCAGCTCGCCGGCCTGGCCGCCTGGGTGACCCTGACGCTTGTCGCGGTCGCGGCCGGCGGGCGGGCTGCCGCGTGGCTGGTGGTGTTCGGGTGGCTGGCGCACTCAGGGTGGGACCTGGTCAACCACCGCACCGGCCGGGTGGCGCCGCGCGGGTACGCCGAGTTCTGCGGAGTGCTCGACGCCGCCCTCGGCGGGATGATGATCCTGGCGATCATGACCACCACCTGACCCGGACCGTGCTCTTGTGCCGGTCGGCGCAGCGGCCCCGACGGGGTAATGAAAGGCTTGGCACATGAGTTCCGCACCTGCACAGCACGACGCACCGATCGACGCACCGATCGACTCCGCCCCCGCCGACACCGAAGAGGTGTACGCCTTCACCGAGCTCGGGCTGCGTCCCGAGCTGCTGGGCGCGCTGTCCGCCCTCGGCTACGAGGAGCCGACCCCGATCCAGCGGGAGGCCATCCCGCCGCTGCTCGACGGTCGGGATCTGCTGGGTCAGGCGGCCACCGGCACCGGCAAGACGGCGGCGTTCGCGCTGCCGCTGCTGAACCGGATGTCGGCGCACCGCGACGGTGGAGACCCGGTGGCGCTGGTGCTGGTGCCGACGCGCGAGCTGGCGGTGCAGGTGTCCGAGGCGTTCCACCGCTACGGCAAGGACCTGGGCGCGCGGGTGCTGCCGATCTACGGTGGGCAGCCGATCGGGCGGCAGTTGCGGGCGCTGGACAGCGGGGTCGACGTGGTGGTGGCCACCCCGGGGCGAGCCCTCGACCACATCGCCCGGGGCACCCTGCGCCTCGGCGGCCTGGCCACGGTGGTGCTCGACGAGGCCGACGAGATGCTCGACATGGGCTTCGCCGAGGACATCGAGGCGATCCTGGAGCACGCTCCGGCGCAGCGTCAGACGGTGCTCTTCTCGGCCACCATGCCCTCGCGGATCGACGGGATGGCCCGCCAGCACCTGCGCGAGCCGGTCCGGATCGAGATCGGCCGGGAGCAGACGGTGGCCGGCGAGGCGCCCCGGGTGCGGCAGAGCGCGTACATCGTGACGCGCGCGCACAAGCCGGCGGCGCTGGGCCGGGTCCTCGACGTGGAGTCGCCCACGGCGGCGATCGTGTTCTGCCGCAGCCGCGAGGAGGTGGACCGGCTGACCGAGACGATGAACGGCCGGGGCTACCGCTCCGAGGCGCTGCACGGCGGCATGAGCCAGGAGCAGCGGGACCGGGTGATGGGCCGGCTGCGGGCGGGCACCGCCGACCTGCTGGTGGCCACCGACGTGGCGGCCCGTGGGCTCGACGTCGAGCAGCTCACCCACGTGGTCAACTACGACGTGCCGTCGGCGCCGGAGTCGTACGTGCACCGGATCGGCCGGGTGGGTCGGGCCGGCCGGGAGGGCGTGGCGATCACCCTCGCCGAGCCCCGCGAGCACCGGATGCTCAAGACCATCGAGCGGGTGACCGGCCAGCGGATCACCATCGACAAGATCCCCACCGTGGCCGACATGCGTACGCGGCGACTGGAGTTGACCCAGGCGGCGCTGCGGGAGAGCCTGCTGGAGGACGACCTCGACCCGTTCCGGGTGATCGTGGAGACGCTTACCGACGAGTTCGACCTGATGGAGGTCGCGCTCGCCGCGGTGAAGCTGGCGCACGAGGTGACGTCCCCGGGCTCCGACGACGAGGAGGAGATCCCGCAGGCGCCGGTACGCGGCCCGCGCGAGGGTCGGCCGGAGGCCGGTGGCCGGGGCGGCGACCGGCGCGGTGGGGGCCGGCCCCGCTCAGGCGGCGGCAACACCGTCCAGGTCTTCGTCGGTCTGGGCCGGCGCGCGGGGGTCCGTCCGCAGGATCTGGTCGGCGCCATCACCGGCGAGACCGGGATCCGCGGCCGGGACATCGGCTCGATCGAGATCGCCGACCGCTTCTCCCTGGTGGAGGTGCCGCAGGGGGTTGCCGACGAGGTGATCTCCGGGCTGCGCTCAAGCACCATCAAGGGCCGCAAGGCCACGGTTCGTCGCGACCGCGGGGGCGAGGGACGCTGAGCGCGCCGCCGGCGACCGCCGGGGTACGACGGTCGCCGGCGTTCAGGCTCAGAAGGAGTACGGCCCGAAGCGACCCCAGGCGACCACCGCGGCGAGGACGAGCAGCACCGCGCAGGTGATCGCGCCCTGGATCTCCCTACGACGCTCGGCCGCCGTGTCGCGCTTCTTCCGGTCGCGCAGGTGCACCAGGATTCCGCCGATCATGACGATGACCAGCCCGACGGCGGCCAGCGGGGTGAGCACGGTGGCGATGCCTGTCAGCGCCGGCAGCACCAGCCCGACGGCGGCCAGGATCTCGACCGCGCCCAGCGCCTTGACCTGGGTCGGCGGGACCGGGTCCACCCACCGCATCATGTCGCGCAGCTTGTCCTTGGGCCGGGTCAGCTTGGTCAGGCCGGCGCCGGCGAAGACGACGGCCAGCAGGATCTGGATGATCCAGAGCACCAGGTTCACGGGGGTTACCTCCGGGGGCACCGCCTCGCGGCGGAGAGGTGGTTGAGGGTTCCCGCGGACTCTAGCCCCCCATGCGCCACCATCAATGACCCCCGCCGTCAGAGGACGGCGGGGGTCATCGGGCTCGGAACGTCAGACCGCGAAGAGCGCCGGACCGTCCAGCGCCTGGACGTCGGCCGGGCGCAGCGCCAGGGCGAGCACGTCGGCCACGTCGGCCAGGGTGTGCACGGTCAGCGCCTCGCGCACCTCGGTCGGCAGGTCGTCCAGGTCCGGCTCGTTACGCGCCGGGATGATCACCTCGGTAAGGCCGGCCCGGTGCGCGGCGAGCAGCTTCTGCTTGACCCCACCGATCGGCAGCACCCGACCGGAGAGCGTCACCTCACCGGTCATCCCGAACTCGGGGCGGACCGGCCGGCCGGTGACCAGCGACGCCAGGGCCGTGACCATGGTGATGCCGGCGCTGGGGCCGTCCTTGGGCACCGCGCCCGCCGGGACGTGCAGGTGGATCCGGCGTCCCGCCAGGGCGTTCGGGTCGATGCCGAGCCGACGCCCGTTGGAGCGCAGGTACGACAGGGCGATGTGCGCCGACTCCTTCATGACGTCGCCGAGCTGGCCGGTCAGGGTCAGCCCCGGCTCGCCCTCCATGCTCGTCGCCTCGATGAAGAGCACGTCCCCGCCGGCGCCGGTGACGGCGAGGCCGGTCGCCACGCCGGGCACGGCGGTGCGCTCGGCCGACTCCGGGGTGAACTTCGGCCGCCCCAGGTAGCCGGTGAGGTTGTCGGTGTCGACGCGTACCGGCGACGGGTCGGTCGCCAGCGTCACCGCCACCTTGCGCAGGATCTTGGCGAGGCCACGTTCGAGCTGCCGGACACCGGCCTCCCGGGTGTACTCCCCCGCGATCAGCGCCAACGCCTCGTCGGCGACGCTCACCTCGTCGGCGGTCAGACCGGCCCGCTCCCGCTGCCGGGGCAGCAGGTGGTCGCGGGCGATGGCGACCTTCTCGTCCTCGGTGTAGCCGTCCAGGGTGACCAGCTCCATCCGGTCCAGCAGCGGGCCGGGGATGGACTCCACCACGTTGGCGGTGGCCAGGAACAGCACGTCGGACAGGTCCAGGTCGACCTCCAGGTAGTGATCCCGGAAGGTGTGGTTCTGCGCCGGGTCGAGCACCTCCAGCAGGGCGGCGGCCGGGTCGCCGGCGTAACCGGCGGAGACCTTGTCCACCTCGTCGAGGAGCACGACCGGGTTCATCGAGCCGGCCTCGCGAAGCGCCCGCACGATCCGGCCGGGCAGCGCGCCCACGTACGTGCGCCGGTGACCGCGGATCTCCGCCTCGTCGCGGACGCCGCCGAGCGACACCCGGACGAAGTTGCGCCCGAGCGCCCGCGCCACGGACTCGCCGAGGCTGGTCTTGCCGACCCCGGGAGGACCGGCGAGGGCCAGCACCGCGCCGGAGCCGCGACCGCCGACCACGCCGAGGTTGCGCTCGGCCCGGCGGTTGCGCACCGCGAGGTACTCCAGGATGCGGTCCTTCACGTCGGCCAGGCCGGCGTGGTCGGCGTCGAGCACCGCCCGGGCCGCGGCCAGGTCGGTGTTGTCCTGGGTACGCGTACCCCACGGCATTTCCAGCACGGTGTCGAGCCAGGTGCGGATCCAGCCCGCCTCCGGTGAGGCGTCGCTGGCCCGCTCCAGCTTGCCGACCTCGCGGATGGCCGCCTCGCGGACCTTGTCCGGCAGGTCGGCGCTCTCCACCCGGGAGCGGTAGTCGGCCGAGCCGTCCGGCTCGTCCTCGCCCAGCTCCTTGCGGATCGCGGCGAGCTGCTGGCGCAGCAGGAACTCCCGCTGCGACTTCTCCAGGCCCTCGCGGACGTCACTGTTGATCTGCTCGGTGACCTCCTGCTCGGCCAGGTGGTCCTTCACCCAGCCGACCAGCAGCTCCAGCCGGGCGGTGACGTCCGGCGCGGCGAGCAGTTCGGTCTTCTGCTCCAGGGTCAGCCAGGGCGCGTAGCCGGCCGAGTCGGCGAGCTCGGACAGGTCTGTCATCCGCTCCACCGCGTCGATGACCTGCCAGGCGCCTCGCTGCTGGAGCACTGAGGTCACCAGGGCGCGGTACTCGCGGGCGAGTTCCCGAGCCTTGCCGGCGGGAGCGGGTTCGTCGAGTTCGGTCGCCTCGACCCAGAGAGCCGCGCCGGGGCCGGGCACGCCGGAGCCGATCCGGGCCCGGGACAGGCCACGGACCACGGCGGCGGGCTCACCGTCGGGCAGCCGGCCGACCTTCTCGATGGTGGCGACCACGCCGACCGGGCCGTACTCGCCGTCGATGCGCGGCACGGCCAGCAGCTTGCGGTCGCCGGTCGCCCGGGCCGCGTCGATTGCGGCCTGGGTGGTCGGGTCGAGGGTCACCGGGATGACCATGCCGGGCAGCAGCACGGCGTCGGTCAGGGGAAGTACCGGAAGAGTTGCCATCGAACACCTGCTATCGCGTTGAGTTGAGCGTGTCTCACTCAAGTAACAAAGCGTTCCCCTTGTTCCGAGGTGTGACCCACACCACTACCCGACGCTCGTCGACGGACCGGCAACAGCAGGTCCCGGACCGCCCGGCGCCCGCCGGCCAGGGCCACGGCGACCGGAATGGCCAGGCCTGTCAACGCGAGGGCGAGCACCACCCGGGCGGGCAGCCCGACGCCGACGGCGAGCGCGGTCAGCACCGTGCAGACCGCCAGCTTCACCCGGGTACCCGACAGGCTCGAGACCGTGTTCACGACGCGGCCGCGTTCGTGCCGTACAGCCGCGGGTCGCCCGGCGGCAGCACCGGTTCGGGGGCGTTCGCACGCGGGTGGTCGTCGTAGCGGAACTCCCCCCTGCCGTCCGGCGCGGGCCCGGACGCCCAGCGCCCCTGCGCGGAGTCCGTGCCGGAGGAGAAGCCCAGGCAGGCGTAGCCGAACTCGTCGGTGAACTCCCCGGAGTCCGGGAAGGCGTCCGGCACCGGCATGTCCTCCAGGCCGTCCTCCCTGAGCTGCTCGATGGCGGCCAGCCACATGTTCTGGTGCATGGTGTCGCGGGCCAGCAGGAAGCGCAGCATCTGCTTGACGCCCGGGTCGTCGGTCATGTGGAACAGTCGGGAGACCTGCAGGCGGCCCTGCGCCTCGGCGGTCACGTTGAGCTGGAAGTCGGCAAGCAGGTTGCCGCTGGCGGTGACGAACGCGCCGCTCCAGGGCACCCCGTTGCTGTCGGCGGGCAGCGCCCCGGCCCCGCCGTGGATGAAGTGCGCCGGGTTCGACCCGGCGTAGACCGCCCCACCCCCGGGGTTGTCCGCGAGGGCCTCCGACAGCGACAGCGGGGCGTTGTCCAGCAGGCGGGTGATCATCGTGACGATCATCTCGACGTGCCCGACCTCCTCGGTGCCGACGTCGAGCAGCAGGTCCTTGTACTTGCCGGGCAGCCGGCAGTTCCACCCCTGGAACAGGTACTGGTTGGCGACTGTCAGCTCGCCCCACTTGCCGCCCAGGACCTCCTGCAGGCGGCGGGCGAACGCGGCGTCCGGAGCGTCCGGCTTGGCCTCGAACTGCAGGTCCTTGACGTGGCTGAACATTCGACCTCCTCGGTGCCGGAAGGCTGGCACCGAGGACGATTCCCATCCCGCTGACCCGGCCGGGCCAACCCGTGTCCCGGTCGGGTCAGCGCAGCGGGTGGACCACCGGCAGCAGCACCTCCAGAGCCACGCCCCGGGGCCGCAGCCGGTGCGCGCGCAGCACTCCCCCGTCGACGGCCACCAGGTGTCGCACGATCCACAGCCCCAGCCCGGACATCCCGACCGCCGGCGCCGGACGGCGCAGCGCCACCAGCAGCGCCTCGTCCACCCGCCCCTCGTCGGTGACCACGATGCTCAGGCCGGGCCCGCGCAGCGCCGCGTAGATGCCGACGTGCCCTCCGGCCGGCCCGTGGCGCAACGCGTTCTCGACGAGGTTCACCACCACCTGCCGGGTCCGGCCCGCCGGCACCGGCCAGGAACCCGCCCGCCGGGTGGCGCGGGCCCGCCGCCGGCCCGCCGGCACCAGCGCGGCGACCTCCCGCAGGATCCCGGCCAGCGGCACGGTGGCCTCCGGTGGAGCCGTCGGCGCCAGCACGCCCGCGCCGGCTGTCGCGTCGCGCAGCAGGCCCTGCAAGTGGACTGCCTGGTCGCGGGCCAGTTCGATGATCGCCCGCTGGTCCGCGCCGGTGAGCGTCCGGCGCTCATCGGCCAACGCCCGGGTCAACGAGGTCAGGGCGCTGACCGGGGTACGGAACTCGTGGCACAACACCCGCAGCAGCAGGTCCGCGTCGACACCCGCCGGCGGCTCGGCCCCCGCTCCCGGCCCGCTCCGACGCAACCCTCGCAACAAACCCTGCCAGCCCCGGCGTGCCCGCATGCATCCGACTCCCCCCGTTCGGTGCGTACCCGCATGATCGGTACCCGCTGGGGAACGGCGCAGACATGCCGGACGCCCCCACCCTCAGACTCGCTGTCGTGGACGACCACCCCCTCTTCGTCCGCGGCCTCGAGCTGCTGCTTCCGGTGACTACCGACGGACGCGCCGAGGTGGTCGGCTCGACCGGCGACGCCGCCGCGGCGGCCACCCTGGTCAGCCGCTGCCACCCCGACCTGGCGCTCGTCGACCTGCACATGCCACCGCCCGGGGGCATCCGGGCGGTGGCTGCCATCCGGCGCACCACGCCACGCGTACGGGTGGTCGCGATGTCCGGTTCCACCGACCCGGCACCCGCGCTGGAGGCGTTGCGGGCCGGCGCCGAGGGGTTCCTGCCGAAGACCAGCGAACCGGAGGAGCTGCTACCCCCGTTGCTGGCAATCCTCGACGGCTGGGCGGTCCTGCCGGCGGAGCTGCTGCGCGCCCTGCTGGGCCCCTCCCGCGCCGCGTCGGTAGACCTGGACGCCGAGGAACGCCGCCTGCTGCGGGCGATCGCCGCCGGCCGCAGCACCGTCGACGTCGCCGAGGAACTGCACGTCTCGGAACGGACGGTGAAACGGATGACCGCCGCGCTGCTGCGCAAGCTGCGGGTTTCCAACCGCGCGGAGGCGGCGGCCATCGCCGGACACGCCGGCCTGCTTACCGATTGACACGGCCCCGCCGCCTGCGATTCCGGGGCGGTTCCCGGTTTTGTACGCCACTCAATCGCGACGCGCCGAAATGAATGGGACGCATATTGTTGCGGATTCCCCGGTTGATAGGTCAGACTTTGGACACATCCCGCCACCTACAGGGAGTAATCGGCAATGGCGAGAAAAGTAATCACGGTGCTGACCGACGACCTCGACGGCGGGAAGGCCGACCGGACGGTCGAGTTCAGTCTCGACGGCGTGGCCTACACGATCGACGTCTCGGACGAGAATGCCGGCGTCCTGCGTAAGGCGCTGGACCCGTACATCAATGCGGGTCGGCGGATCGGTCGAGGCCCGGCAGAGAACACGCGGACAGTTCGGCGGCCGGGGCGACCCAGCGGCGCCGGAATGGATCGCGAGCAGAACCGGGCGATCCGGGAATGGGCCGTCAAGAACGGCTACAAGATTTCCGAGCGGGGCCGGATCCCGGTCGAGGTCGTCGAGGCGTACAAGGGCCGCTGACACACGGCACAGCGAAGGGGTCCCGCCGAAACGGCGGGACCCCTTCGCTGTGTGCGCGGCCGGTCACCCGGGGCTGCGCACCCCGGCTGACCGGCCGACAGTCGACTCAGTTGACG from Micromonospora lupini harbors:
- a CDS encoding response regulator transcription factor, with the translated sequence MIRVLLADDEDLIRVAVAALLDLEPDIDVVAQAADGPSAVTATLAHRPDVAVVDLEMPGLDGIAVAAELTRVRPDCAVVVLTGHGRPGHLRQALTAGARGFLPKGAPGSALADVIRRVHAGGRYVDPSLAADALTLPPCPLTPRELETLRLAEFGAPVAVIARRVHLSTGTVRNHLSAAVQKLGATDRAEAVRTARDSGWL
- a CDS encoding histidine kinase, producing the protein MASEAVTSRADRRLHRARQATLLSLATGVWATVLLPAVGLTREPDRSRVALGAVGILAFVVAQTAVLYAAVTPWLAQRWRLRAQLGLIVVAALTVPLVAPVAAGVWPTWAWIGAALVGMAPLLVRLPGALAVTAGTLLVSAAVAWWTGGSVGRNLAVTGGIGVGVAAVNWFQVWFWGLLVEARQGQAAQARLAAAEERLRFARDVHDVLGHHLTVIAWKAELAARLAPVDPERAGREAAETQRLAASALAEVRETVHGYRAVDLGEQLAAVAGVLRSCGVRCTVQPPPVDLPQSAATELAAVLREAGTNVLRHSQAQWCRIHIDREGSVARMTVTNDGADDRGPDEHSHGLRGVADRIAAVGGELRVHREDAVFTLDITVPWPS
- a CDS encoding DEAD/DEAH box helicase, whose protein sequence is MSSAPAQHDAPIDAPIDSAPADTEEVYAFTELGLRPELLGALSALGYEEPTPIQREAIPPLLDGRDLLGQAATGTGKTAAFALPLLNRMSAHRDGGDPVALVLVPTRELAVQVSEAFHRYGKDLGARVLPIYGGQPIGRQLRALDSGVDVVVATPGRALDHIARGTLRLGGLATVVLDEADEMLDMGFAEDIEAILEHAPAQRQTVLFSATMPSRIDGMARQHLREPVRIEIGREQTVAGEAPRVRQSAYIVTRAHKPAALGRVLDVESPTAAIVFCRSREEVDRLTETMNGRGYRSEALHGGMSQEQRDRVMGRLRAGTADLLVATDVAARGLDVEQLTHVVNYDVPSAPESYVHRIGRVGRAGREGVAITLAEPREHRMLKTIERVTGQRITIDKIPTVADMRTRRLELTQAALRESLLEDDLDPFRVIVETLTDEFDLMEVALAAVKLAHEVTSPGSDDEEEIPQAPVRGPREGRPEAGGRGGDRRGGGRPRSGGGNTVQVFVGLGRRAGVRPQDLVGAITGETGIRGRDIGSIEIADRFSLVEVPQGVADEVISGLRSSTIKGRKATVRRDRGGEGR
- a CDS encoding DoxX family protein; the encoded protein is MNLVLWIIQILLAVVFAGAGLTKLTRPKDKLRDMMRWVDPVPPTQVKALGAVEILAAVGLVLPALTGIATVLTPLAAVGLVIVMIGGILVHLRDRKKRDTAAERRREIQGAITCAVLLVLAAVVAWGRFGPYSF
- the lon gene encoding endopeptidase La, with protein sequence MATLPVLPLTDAVLLPGMVIPVTLDPTTQAAIDAARATGDRKLLAVPRIDGEYGPVGVVATIEKVGRLPDGEPAAVVRGLSRARIGSGVPGPGAALWVEATELDEPAPAGKARELAREYRALVTSVLQQRGAWQVIDAVERMTDLSELADSAGYAPWLTLEQKTELLAAPDVTARLELLVGWVKDHLAEQEVTEQINSDVREGLEKSQREFLLRQQLAAIRKELGEDEPDGSADYRSRVESADLPDKVREAAIREVGKLERASDASPEAGWIRTWLDTVLEMPWGTRTQDNTDLAAARAVLDADHAGLADVKDRILEYLAVRNRRAERNLGVVGGRGSGAVLALAGPPGVGKTSLGESVARALGRNFVRVSLGGVRDEAEIRGHRRTYVGALPGRIVRALREAGSMNPVVLLDEVDKVSAGYAGDPAAALLEVLDPAQNHTFRDHYLEVDLDLSDVLFLATANVVESIPGPLLDRMELVTLDGYTEDEKVAIARDHLLPRQRERAGLTADEVSVADEALALIAGEYTREAGVRQLERGLAKILRKVAVTLATDPSPVRVDTDNLTGYLGRPKFTPESAERTAVPGVATGLAVTGAGGDVLFIEATSMEGEPGLTLTGQLGDVMKESAHIALSYLRSNGRRLGIDPNALAGRRIHLHVPAGAVPKDGPSAGITMVTALASLVTGRPVRPEFGMTGEVTLSGRVLPIGGVKQKLLAAHRAGLTEVIIPARNEPDLDDLPTEVREALTVHTLADVADVLALALRPADVQALDGPALFAV
- a CDS encoding manganese catalase family protein; translated protein: MFSHVKDLQFEAKPDAPDAAFARRLQEVLGGKWGELTVANQYLFQGWNCRLPGKYKDLLLDVGTEEVGHVEMIVTMITRLLDNAPLSLSEALADNPGGGAVYAGSNPAHFIHGGAGALPADSNGVPWSGAFVTASGNLLADFQLNVTAEAQGRLQVSRLFHMTDDPGVKQMLRFLLARDTMHQNMWLAAIEQLREDGLEDMPVPDAFPDSGEFTDEFGYACLGFSSGTDSAQGRWASGPAPDGRGEFRYDDHPRANAPEPVLPPGDPRLYGTNAAAS
- a CDS encoding sensor histidine kinase, which produces MRARRGWQGLLRGLRRSGPGAGAEPPAGVDADLLLRVLCHEFRTPVSALTSLTRALADERRTLTGADQRAIIELARDQAVHLQGLLRDATAGAGVLAPTAPPEATVPLAGILREVAALVPAGRRRARATRRAGSWPVPAGRTRQVVVNLVENALRHGPAGGHVGIYAALRGPGLSIVVTDEGRVDEALLVALRRPAPAVGMSGLGLWIVRHLVAVDGGVLRAHRLRPRGVALEVLLPVVHPLR
- a CDS encoding response regulator; the encoded protein is MDDHPLFVRGLELLLPVTTDGRAEVVGSTGDAAAAATLVSRCHPDLALVDLHMPPPGGIRAVAAIRRTTPRVRVVAMSGSTDPAPALEALRAGAEGFLPKTSEPEELLPPLLAILDGWAVLPAELLRALLGPSRAASVDLDAEERRLLRAIAAGRSTVDVAEELHVSERTVKRMTAALLRKLRVSNRAEAAAIAGHAGLLTD
- a CDS encoding histone-like nucleoid-structuring protein Lsr2, whose amino-acid sequence is MARKVITVLTDDLDGGKADRTVEFSLDGVAYTIDVSDENAGVLRKALDPYINAGRRIGRGPAENTRTVRRPGRPSGAGMDREQNRAIREWAVKNGYKISERGRIPVEVVEAYKGR